The following proteins are encoded in a genomic region of Micromonospora olivasterospora:
- a CDS encoding glycosyltransferase family 8 protein, with protein MGYLSPAMYLRLLVPGALPAEVERVLYLDCDTLCTNSLTPLFELDMGGAPLGAVRDPFNRRLLDMGGIPGLAQYHDLDPYALYYNSGVLLIDVARWKECEVTGKSLAYLARHAHESRYPDQDALNYATYGTWLRLPHRWNDLMAWRLEPEFGGLVTSGRR; from the coding sequence ATGGGGTACCTGTCGCCGGCCATGTATCTGCGCCTGCTGGTCCCCGGCGCCCTGCCGGCCGAGGTGGAGCGGGTGCTCTACCTGGACTGCGACACGTTGTGCACGAACTCGCTCACACCGCTGTTCGAGCTGGACATGGGCGGCGCGCCGCTGGGCGCCGTCCGGGACCCGTTCAACCGGCGGCTGCTGGACATGGGCGGCATCCCGGGCCTGGCGCAGTACCATGACCTGGACCCGTACGCGCTCTACTACAACTCCGGCGTGCTGCTGATCGACGTCGCGCGGTGGAAGGAGTGCGAGGTGACCGGGAAGTCGCTGGCCTACCTCGCCCGGCACGCGCACGAGTCCCGCTACCCGGACCAGGACGCCCTCAACTACGCCACGTACGGCACCTGGCTGCGGCTGCCGCACCGGTGGAACGACCTGATGGCGTGGCGGCTGGAGCCGGAGTTCGGCGGCCTGGTGACCAGCGGCCGCCGCTGA
- a CDS encoding 2'-5' RNA ligase family protein, which translates to MVAALELYLDTDATRRIRVLWDALESEGVQSMRSLLEQRHRPHVSLAVAPRLDPDRVAAALAGTVVAAPLRLSFQHAGQFVGRVLWLGPAPTAELLAHQALVHDRLARAGVGLVEHYQPGRWVPHCTLSMRVPNALMAAAVRRCLEMLPLEATVVGAAVTDHARGICRPLP; encoded by the coding sequence GTGGTCGCGGCACTGGAGCTGTATCTGGACACCGACGCCACCCGGCGGATCCGGGTGCTGTGGGACGCGCTGGAGTCCGAGGGTGTGCAGAGCATGCGGTCCCTGCTGGAGCAGCGGCACCGGCCGCACGTCTCCCTGGCGGTGGCCCCGCGCCTGGACCCCGACCGGGTCGCCGCCGCGCTGGCCGGCACGGTGGTGGCGGCGCCGCTGCGGCTGTCGTTCCAGCACGCCGGGCAGTTCGTGGGGCGGGTGCTGTGGCTCGGGCCGGCTCCCACGGCCGAGCTGCTGGCCCACCAGGCCCTCGTGCACGACCGGCTGGCCCGGGCCGGCGTCGGGCTGGTCGAGCACTACCAGCCGGGACGCTGGGTGCCGCACTGCACCCTGTCCATGCGGGTGCCCAACGCGCTGATGGCCGCCGCGGTGCGGCGCTGCCTGGAGATGCTGCCGCTGGAGGCCACGGTGGTGGGCGCGGCCGTCACGGACCACGCCCGGGGCATCTGCCGTCCGCTGCCCTGA
- a CDS encoding mycothiol transferase gives MDVHDVLTETYGRLPGLVRAAVEGLSPEQLCRPPLPGANPVGWLVWHLTRIQDQHVADLLGAEQVWVIGDRAGRFGLPADPDDTGYGHDRERVAAVRPESAEALVDYYDAVAERTRAFLAGLRPADLDRIVDEAWDPPVTLGVRLVSVAEDDLQHAGQAAYARGLLGAA, from the coding sequence GTGGACGTGCACGACGTGCTGACCGAGACCTACGGCCGGCTGCCCGGGCTGGTGCGGGCGGCCGTCGAGGGGCTGTCGCCGGAGCAGCTGTGCCGCCCGCCGCTGCCCGGGGCGAACCCGGTGGGCTGGCTGGTGTGGCACCTGACCCGGATCCAGGACCAGCACGTCGCCGACCTGCTGGGCGCCGAGCAGGTCTGGGTCATCGGCGACCGGGCGGGCCGCTTCGGGCTGCCCGCCGACCCGGACGACACCGGGTACGGGCACGACCGGGAGCGGGTGGCCGCGGTGCGGCCGGAGAGCGCCGAGGCGCTGGTCGACTACTACGACGCGGTCGCGGAGCGTACCCGCGCGTTCCTGGCCGGGCTGCGGCCGGCGGACCTGGACCGGATCGTCGACGAGGCGTGGGACCCGCCGGTGACGCTGGGGGTGCGGCTGGTCAGCGTGGCCGAGGACGACCTGCAGCACGCCGGCCAGGCCGCGTACGCGCGCGGCCTGCTCGGCGCGGCCTGA
- a CDS encoding SCP2 sterol-binding domain-containing protein: MAVSAADYLAGHVPGRKDDLPENTSGTVRLDLRDDGSTDHWYLTIRDQRVEVTRSAAAAELVVAGDRESFDRLAAGRAHIFSALLRNDIQAQGNLRLLMTLRRLFPGPPDARHPRQAALELTRGAGAWGGDRR, encoded by the coding sequence ATGGCGGTATCGGCGGCGGACTACCTGGCCGGTCACGTCCCGGGCCGGAAGGACGACCTGCCGGAGAACACCAGCGGCACCGTCCGGCTGGACCTCCGTGACGACGGCAGCACGGACCACTGGTACCTCACCATCCGCGACCAGCGGGTCGAGGTGACCCGCTCGGCGGCGGCGGCCGAACTGGTCGTCGCCGGGGACCGGGAGTCGTTCGACCGGCTCGCCGCCGGGCGGGCCCACATCTTCTCCGCGCTGCTGCGCAACGACATCCAGGCGCAGGGGAACCTGCGGCTGCTGATGACCCTGCGGCGGCTGTTCCCGGGGCCGCCGGACGCCCGCCATCCCCGCCAGGCCGCCCTCGAGCTGACCAGGGGCGCGGGGGCGTGGGGCGGTGATCGGCGGTGA